A window of the Candidatus Bathyarchaeota archaeon genome harbors these coding sequences:
- a CDS encoding 30S ribosomal protein S2 has translation MMSSESESREGELLLPLETLLAAGIQIGTKIKTKHMEPFIYKVRPDGLFILDIAKTCQRIKLAAKFLARFEPPEKIVVASTKLYARVPILKFCELTGATPIVGRFLPGLFTNPFLKDYMEPEVVLVSDPDADEQAVREASMIGIPVVALCDTDNLFKDVDLVIPTNNKGRRALAMVFWLLAREFLRAKGLIPPDGDPPLRVEDFEARPEEF, from the coding sequence ATGATGAGTAGCGAATCTGAGTCTAGAGAGGGGGAGCTTCTACTACCCCTAGAGACGCTGTTGGCGGCTGGTATTCAGATAGGGACCAAGATTAAGACGAAGCATATGGAGCCTTTCATATACAAGGTTAGGCCAGATGGTTTGTTCATACTCGACATAGCCAAAACTTGCCAGAGGATTAAACTCGCCGCCAAGTTTCTAGCGAGGTTCGAGCCTCCCGAGAAGATAGTCGTCGCTTCGACGAAGCTCTACGCAAGGGTGCCTATCCTGAAGTTCTGCGAGCTTACAGGAGCCACGCCGATAGTCGGTAGATTCCTACCTGGGCTTTTCACAAACCCGTTCCTGAAAGACTATATGGAGCCTGAGGTAGTCTTGGTCTCAGACCCCGACGCCGACGAGCAGGCCGTAAGGGAGGCATCCATGATAGGGATACCTGTGGTCGCATTATGCGACACAGACAACTTGTTCAAAGACGTAGACCTCGTGATACCGACTAACAACAAGGGTAGAAGAGCCTTAGCCATGGTGTTTTGGCTTTTAGCCAGGGAGTTCTTGAGGGCTAAAGGCCTGATACCGCCAGACGGCGACCCACCTCTGAGGGTCGAGGACTTCGAAGCTAGACCGGAGGAGTTCTAG
- the mvk gene encoding mevalonate kinase yields MKSFTASAPGKVILFGEHFVVYGEPAIAVALDLRVEATAYRCEKSIVEGLRTRLVERAIEEALRFVNRSGEAVCVRLRSNLPVSVGLGSSAATAVAVIASISGLFGVKPSRDQLFRMALEVEKTVHVNPSGIDPAISVNGGAILYRRGQGIEPIKLGGDFTLVIGNTGIPRSTGAMVEKVRLFAEKHPRVMDRLRAAASSIASEALKALEKGDVEKLGRLMDVNHGLLEAIGVSSLELERLVYAARRAGALGAKLTGAGGGGCMVALVAGKRVEAVVEAIRKAGGEPMVAPISRVGVLYGNG; encoded by the coding sequence TTGAAGAGCTTCACGGCTTCGGCGCCGGGTAAGGTCATACTCTTCGGGGAGCACTTCGTAGTCTACGGAGAGCCTGCGATAGCGGTTGCGCTAGACCTAAGGGTCGAGGCGACGGCTTACAGATGCGAGAAATCCATCGTAGAGGGGCTTCGAACCCGTCTGGTTGAGAGAGCTATCGAGGAGGCTTTAAGGTTCGTAAACCGTAGCGGTGAGGCTGTATGCGTTAGGCTTAGGTCTAACTTACCGGTTTCTGTGGGTTTAGGCTCCTCGGCCGCCACAGCCGTGGCCGTGATAGCGTCTATATCCGGCTTATTCGGGGTCAAACCGTCTCGGGACCAATTGTTCAGGATGGCCCTCGAGGTCGAGAAAACCGTTCATGTGAATCCTTCCGGGATCGACCCGGCGATATCTGTTAACGGCGGAGCCATACTCTATAGGCGGGGACAGGGCATAGAGCCCATAAAGCTCGGCGGAGACTTCACGCTGGTCATAGGCAACACAGGCATACCAAGGTCTACAGGAGCCATGGTCGAAAAGGTCAGGCTATTCGCAGAGAAGCATCCACGTGTGATGGATAGACTGAGAGCCGCGGCTTCCTCGATAGCGTCTGAGGCGTTGAAGGCTCTCGAAAAGGGGGATGTCGAAAAGCTTGGCCGGCTTATGGATGTGAACCACGGCCTCCTCGAAGCAATAGGGGTTTCAAGCCTAGAGCTGGAGCGGTTGGTGTACGCGGCTAGGAGGGCTGGGGCTTTAGGGGCTAAGCTTACCGGAGCTGGCGGAGGGGGATGTATGGTGGCCTTAGTCGCAGGGAAACGCGTCGAAGCGGTGGTCGAGGCGATAAGAAAAGCCGGGGGGGAGCCTATGGTGGCTCCGATATCTAGGGTCGGTGTTCTCTATGGTAACGGTTGA
- the mobB gene encoding molybdopterin-guanine dinucleotide biosynthesis protein B: protein MPLRICVVGFKNTGKTRLVTSIVSLLSSKGFRVAVIKHSHERIDLAVKDTARILTSNPLAVAYSSPYDNVLILDRSLNPEYILELLNPDMILYEGFKRSPYPKILTAIEEKHLNLDVDPSLVRMVVAPEHLKEHALRRYPKAVFSSLEDEKLPDRVLQVIRKVYASRLPGLNCGLCGYGSCGRYAELILKGEAEIGRCMVEDPPARLYVDWSRVELRSYPASVLKAILAAFTDTLKGVKKGYEFILASARIRKDDG, encoded by the coding sequence ATGCCTCTTAGAATTTGTGTGGTCGGTTTCAAGAACACGGGTAAGACGAGGCTTGTGACGTCTATCGTATCCCTCCTATCCTCGAAAGGGTTTAGAGTAGCAGTGATCAAGCATTCGCATGAAAGGATCGACCTAGCCGTCAAGGATACCGCTAGGATTTTAACCTCAAACCCCTTGGCGGTGGCATACAGTTCCCCCTACGATAACGTGCTTATACTCGACCGGAGTCTAAACCCTGAGTATATTTTAGAGCTTCTGAACCCGGATATGATATTATACGAGGGGTTTAAACGCTCACCATATCCAAAAATTCTAACAGCTATCGAAGAAAAGCACTTGAACCTAGACGTAGACCCTTCTCTCGTGAGGATGGTTGTAGCCCCTGAGCACCTTAAAGAACATGCTTTAAGACGGTATCCCAAGGCCGTTTTCTCGAGTTTAGAGGATGAGAAGCTACCCGATAGAGTTCTACAGGTCATACGCAAGGTCTACGCTTCAAGGCTACCGGGTTTAAACTGTGGACTGTGCGGCTACGGTTCCTGTGGTCGATACGCTGAGCTAATCTTGAAAGGCGAGGCTGAGATCGGCCGATGCATGGTAGAGGATCCCCCTGCTAGGCTATATGTAGACTGGTCTAGGGTCGAGCTGAGGAGCTACCCGGCTAGCGTCTTAAAGGCAATACTCGCCGCGTTTACAGATACCCTAAAGGGCGTTAAGAAGGGTTATGAGTTTATCTTAGCCTCGGCTCGTATCCGTAAAGATGATGGATAA
- the amrB gene encoding AmmeMemoRadiSam system protein B, producing the protein MRYPTQAGAFYRGDREGLIRQIEGCFKHRLGPGYIPEVKPPGEGARRIYGVVSPHAGYMYSGPVAAHGYCRLAEDGTPKVFVILGPNHTGLGSGVSLYPPGSVWRTPLGDVEIDSEVSKRIVESSSIIDVDERGHRYEHSIEVQLPFLQYLYGSVRIVAISMLLQDLETSREVGEALAMALKGVDAVIIASTDLTHYEPHDMAVKKDKLVLDAILAMDEEAMMKAVDKGISMCGPGPVVAMITALKKLGSFKPKLLSHRTSGDVTGDYMAVVGYASMVFERA; encoded by the coding sequence GTGAGATATCCCACTCAAGCAGGGGCTTTCTACCGCGGAGATAGGGAGGGGCTGATAAGGCAGATAGAGGGGTGTTTCAAACATAGGCTTGGACCAGGATACATCCCCGAGGTTAAACCCCCGGGTGAAGGGGCTAGGAGGATATACGGGGTCGTATCTCCCCACGCGGGTTACATGTACTCAGGCCCGGTGGCCGCGCATGGATATTGTAGGCTTGCCGAAGACGGGACGCCCAAGGTTTTCGTGATCCTAGGGCCTAACCACACGGGTCTAGGAAGCGGGGTCTCCCTCTATCCGCCTGGAAGCGTCTGGAGAACACCTCTTGGCGACGTCGAGATAGATAGCGAGGTATCGAAGCGGATAGTCGAGTCCTCCAGTATCATAGATGTCGACGAGAGGGGGCACAGGTATGAGCATTCGATAGAGGTTCAACTACCGTTTCTCCAGTATCTCTACGGCTCGGTGAGGATCGTCGCGATATCTATGCTTCTCCAAGACCTCGAGACCTCTAGAGAGGTCGGTGAGGCTTTGGCCATGGCCCTTAAAGGCGTAGATGCTGTGATAATCGCCTCGACGGATTTGACGCATTACGAGCCGCATGACATGGCCGTTAAGAAGGATAAGCTTGTCCTAGACGCCATCCTAGCCATGGACGAGGAGGCGATGATGAAGGCGGTCGACAAGGGGATCAGTATGTGCGGGCCGGGGCCGGTGGTCGCGATGATAACGGCCTTGAAGAAGCTGGGAAGCTTCAAGCCGAAACTTTTAAGCCATAGGACAAGCGGCGACGTAACAGGGGACTACATGGCCGTTGTAGGATACGCGTCTATGGTCTTCGAGAGGGCTTAA
- a CDS encoding isopentenyl phosphate kinase family protein produces the protein MVTVDAIVKLGGSVITFKDKPLSVNQEVLDRLAEELSASGLSRLIIVHGGGSFGHPLALKYRLQDGYKGPEQREGVVATHRAMLKLNEEVLKALENSGFKPISIPPLASALASSGRLKRLLHEPFVKALELGFTPVTFGDIVFDDTRGFSIISGDSLMTELSSRLRPSKAVFTVDVDGIYAEDPKLHPDAKLFEEMTADDLLNLVEKTRSKTVDATGGIGLKLKEAYKIASMGLDVYVVNGLKPGRLLKVLKGVRVKCTVVKGVKP, from the coding sequence ATGGTAACGGTTGACGCGATAGTCAAGCTAGGCGGCAGCGTGATAACGTTCAAAGATAAGCCTTTGAGCGTTAACCAAGAGGTTCTAGATAGGCTCGCAGAGGAGCTTTCGGCCTCAGGCCTCAGCAGGCTGATTATAGTTCACGGAGGCGGGTCTTTCGGACACCCCCTCGCGTTGAAGTATAGGCTTCAAGACGGGTATAAAGGTCCTGAGCAGAGGGAGGGGGTTGTGGCTACGCATAGGGCTATGCTCAAGCTTAACGAAGAGGTCTTAAAGGCTTTAGAGAATAGTGGGTTTAAACCCATATCTATACCGCCTTTGGCGTCGGCTTTAGCCTCGTCGGGGAGGTTGAAGAGGCTTCTCCACGAGCCGTTCGTGAAGGCCCTGGAGCTTGGGTTTACCCCGGTGACGTTCGGAGACATCGTTTTCGACGACACGAGGGGTTTCTCGATAATATCCGGAGACAGCCTCATGACCGAGCTGTCCTCTAGGCTCAGGCCGTCGAAAGCCGTGTTCACCGTTGATGTCGACGGCATATATGCGGAAGACCCTAAGCTCCACCCGGACGCTAAGCTTTTCGAGGAAATGACGGCGGATGACCTCCTGAACCTGGTGGAGAAGACTCGTTCGAAAACGGTCGACGCCACCGGGGGGATAGGTTTAAAGCTTAAGGAAGCCTATAAAATCGCCTCTATGGGTTTAGACGTATATGTGGTGAACGGTCTTAAACCCGGTAGGCTTCTCAAAGTCCTCAAAGGGGTTAGGGTTAAATGCACGGTTGTAAAGGGTGTTAAACC